A single Pygocentrus nattereri isolate fPygNat1 chromosome 28, fPygNat1.pri, whole genome shotgun sequence DNA region contains:
- the mapk14a gene encoding mitogen-activated protein kinase 14A isoform X2: protein MSQKERPTFYRQEVNKTIWEVPLRYQTLSPVGSGAYGSVCSALDEKTGLKVAVKKLSRPFQSIIHAKRTYRELRLLKHMKHENVIGLVDAFTPATSLKKFNDVYFVTHLMGADLNNIVKCQKLTDDHVQFLIYQILRGLKYIHSADIIHRDLKPSNLAVNEDCELKILDFGLARHTDDEMTGYVATRWYRAPEIMLNWMHYNMTVDIWSVGCIMAELLTGRTLFPGTDHIDQLKLIMLLVGTPGPELLMKVSSDSARNYINSMPQMPKRNFADVFIGANPQAVDLLEKMLVLDTDKRITAAEALAHPYFAQYHDPDDEPEAEPYDQSFESRELDIEEWKRLTYEEVISFEPPIFDGDEMES, encoded by the exons ATGTCGCAGAAAGAAAGACCCACGTTTTATCGACAGGAGGTGAATAAGACGATATGGGAGGTGCCGCTGCGTTACCAGACCCTGTCTCCGGTCGGCTCGGGCGCCTACGGATCCGTGTG ctcagcACTTGATGAGAAGACGGGTCTGAAGGTTGCTGTGAAAAAACTCTCAAGGCCGTTTCAGTCCATCATCCACGCCAAAAGGACGTACAGAGAATTACGGCTTCTCAAACACATGAAGCATGAAAAC GTGATAGGCCTGGTGGATGCTTTCACACCTGCCACCAGTCTGAAGAAGTTTAATGATGT GTATTTCGTGACACATCTAATGGGTGCTGACCTCAACAACATAGTGAAGTGTCAGAAGCTGACTGATGACCATGTGCAGTTCCTTATTTACCAGATCCTTCGAGGACTCAAG TACATCCATTCAGCAGACATCATTCACAGA GACCTCAAACCCAGTAATTTAGCTGTGAATGAAGATTGTGAACTTAAG ATCCTTGACTTTGGCTTGGCACGGCACACGGACGATGAGATGACGGGATATGTGGCCACCAGGTGGTATCGCGCTCCAGAGATCATGCTCAACTGGATGCACTACAACATGACAG TGGACATTTGGTCGGTTGGCTGCATTATGGCCGAGTTGCTGACGGGGAGGACGCTCTTCCCTGGCACTGACC ACATTGACCAGCTGAAACTGATAATGCTTCTTGTTGGAACTCCAGGACCCGAGCTGTTGATGAAAGTCTCCTCAGACTCT GCCAGGAATTACATTAATTCCATGCCACAGATGCCTAAAAGGAATTTTGCGGATGTATTTATTGGCGCCAATCCTCAAG CTGTAGATCTCCTTGAGAAAATGCTGGTTTTAGACACAGATAAGCGAATAACTGCTGCGGAGGCCTTGGCCCACCCATACTTTGCCCAGTACCACGATCCAGATGACGAACCAGAAGCAGAGCCCTACGACCAGAGCTTTGAGAGTCGAGAGCTGGACATTGAGGAGTGGAAAC GTTTGACGTATGAGGAGGTGATCAGCTTTGAGCCACCGATTTTTGATGGAGATGAAATGGAATCATGA
- the mapk14a gene encoding mitogen-activated protein kinase 14A isoform X1 — protein sequence MSQKERPTFYRQEVNKTIWEVPLRYQTLSPVGSGAYGSVCSALDEKTGLKVAVKKLSRPFQSIIHAKRTYRELRLLKHMKHENVIGLVDAFTPATSLKKFNDVYFVTHLMGADLNNIVKCQKLTDDHVQFLIYQILRGLKYIHSADIIHRDLKPSNLAVNEDCELKILDFGLARHTDDEMTGYVATRWYRAPEIMLNWMHYNMTVDIWSVGCIMAELLTGRTLFPGTDHINQLQQIMRLTGTPPSSLISRMPSHEARNYINSMPQMPKRNFADVFIGANPQAVDLLEKMLVLDTDKRITAAEALAHPYFAQYHDPDDEPEAEPYDQSFESRELDIEEWKRLTYEEVISFEPPIFDGDEMES from the exons ATGTCGCAGAAAGAAAGACCCACGTTTTATCGACAGGAGGTGAATAAGACGATATGGGAGGTGCCGCTGCGTTACCAGACCCTGTCTCCGGTCGGCTCGGGCGCCTACGGATCCGTGTG ctcagcACTTGATGAGAAGACGGGTCTGAAGGTTGCTGTGAAAAAACTCTCAAGGCCGTTTCAGTCCATCATCCACGCCAAAAGGACGTACAGAGAATTACGGCTTCTCAAACACATGAAGCATGAAAAC GTGATAGGCCTGGTGGATGCTTTCACACCTGCCACCAGTCTGAAGAAGTTTAATGATGT GTATTTCGTGACACATCTAATGGGTGCTGACCTCAACAACATAGTGAAGTGTCAGAAGCTGACTGATGACCATGTGCAGTTCCTTATTTACCAGATCCTTCGAGGACTCAAG TACATCCATTCAGCAGACATCATTCACAGA GACCTCAAACCCAGTAATTTAGCTGTGAATGAAGATTGTGAACTTAAG ATCCTTGACTTTGGCTTGGCACGGCACACGGACGATGAGATGACGGGATATGTGGCCACCAGGTGGTATCGCGCTCCAGAGATCATGCTCAACTGGATGCACTACAACATGACAG TGGACATTTGGTCGGTTGGCTGCATTATGGCCGAGTTGCTGACGGGGAGGACGCTCTTCCCTGGCACTGACC ATATAAACCAGCTACAGCAGATAATGCGGTTGACAGGAACCCCCCCTTCCTCTCTAATAAGCAGGATGCCTAGCCATGAG GCCAGGAATTACATTAATTCCATGCCACAGATGCCTAAAAGGAATTTTGCGGATGTATTTATTGGCGCCAATCCTCAAG CTGTAGATCTCCTTGAGAAAATGCTGGTTTTAGACACAGATAAGCGAATAACTGCTGCGGAGGCCTTGGCCCACCCATACTTTGCCCAGTACCACGATCCAGATGACGAACCAGAAGCAGAGCCCTACGACCAGAGCTTTGAGAGTCGAGAGCTGGACATTGAGGAGTGGAAAC GTTTGACGTATGAGGAGGTGATCAGCTTTGAGCCACCGATTTTTGATGGAGATGAAATGGAATCATGA